A region from the Rhinoderma darwinii isolate aRhiDar2 chromosome 2, aRhiDar2.hap1, whole genome shotgun sequence genome encodes:
- the FAM167B gene encoding protein FAM167B has translation MSFSPVIFNELCEDEEGDTAPDLESVKALAVRLKLQTRRPSYQEWTQKVQARPWAKNRGTTQDNLSSNQEKSTPKNSICGFSSIDEALQWLRKELQEMQASDHLLARHLMLLRSRISQFKIEQTCERHKEMLDDATFDLEGCDEDSDLLCNIPPRAAFSLSTPLKHIGVTRMNINSRRFSLC, from the exons ATGTCTTTCAGCCCAGTTATATTCAATGAGCTGTGTGAAGATGAAGAGGGTGATACAGCTCCCGATTTAGAATCTGTTAAAGCCCTGGCAGTCAGATTGAAGCTGCAGACCCGTCGACCATCATATCAGGAATGGACACAGAAAGTACAAGCGCGACCATGGGCAAAAAATCGAGGCACTACCCAAGATAATCTCTCCTCCAACCAAGAGAAAAGCACCCCGAAAAACAGCATATGTGGGTTCAGCTCAATAGATGAAGCTTTACAATGGCTTAGAAAAGAACTG CAGGAGATGCAGGCTTCAGACCACCTCTTGGCAAGACACCTAATGCTATTACGTTCCCGGATCTCACAGTTTAAAATCGAGCAGACCTGTGAGAGGCATAAGGAGATGCTAGACGATGCTACTTTTGACCTAGAGGGTTGTGATGAAGACTCTGATCTACTCTGCAACATCCCGCCACGAGCTGCCTTCTCTCTTTCGACTCCCCTCAAACACATTGGGGTGACACGGATGAATATTAACTCCCGACGATTTTCACTGTGCTAA